The Flavobacterium sp. 102 genomic interval ATTAAGGAAAATGTGTTTAGTAAAATCAGTATTGGTCACTATTTCGGTTGGGATATAGCTTCCGGAACCGGTAATTTTTATGTTCATTGCTTTATGATTTCATTACTAAATTATTAATAAATTTATTGAACAGGGATTGTTTTTTTAAAATTTTAAAATAATTATGAAAAGTTTATCAAATGTTGATTAAAATTATAAATACGGCAATTAATTCGCTTTTTGCTGTGCGATTTTTATCTGCATGATGGTACTAATGCTCAAGGCTTGCGTCTTAATTTGCTCTGCTTTTGGGCCTTTGAAATTGTCGTCTACAGCATTGTAAAAATGATGAAGCCAAATTTTGAAAAGTTCAGGAGATAAATATTCTTTGGCATTGACATCCAAATGAATTTGCGTCAAATTGTTAGTGTATCCGCCGGTTCCCAAAATGGCTTGTGACCAAAAAGTAACTAAGATAGGCAAATGTTCTTCGAGTTTTATTTTAACTACCTCGGTAAAAATGTAGCTGATGGAATCATCGGATAAAAGCTTTTTGTAAAACTCATCGACCAATAAAAACAAATCGTCTTGATTTTGAATATCGTTCATCATTTTTTCATTTGGAACAAAAATAAAACTTCACACTTTTAGATTACCTGATTAAAATCAGTTTAAAATAAAAGGTTTCAAATTTTACAACTTGAAACCTTTAGCTAATCACTAGTCACAAATGACTG includes:
- a CDS encoding group III truncated hemoglobin; its protein translation is MMNDIQNQDDLFLLVDEFYKKLLSDDSISYIFTEVVKIKLEEHLPILVTFWSQAILGTGGYTNNLTQIHLDVNAKEYLSPELFKIWLHHFYNAVDDNFKGPKAEQIKTQALSISTIMQIKIAQQKAN